The DNA sequence AAGCGCGGAAGAACTGGCTGAAAGATTCCACGACTTTCCGCCATTTCTGCTGGAAAATATGCCGCCGCCGTCGCCGTCCTGAATCACGTTGGTATAGAGAGAGCCGTCGGCCGCTGCGACGCTGATCAGCCTGCGGCTGACAAACCCCTCGTTGATCGGTTTCGCCGTCTGTCCGCCATCCTCGCTCAACCAGAGGCCCGTGCCTTCGGCGGCGATATAGATCCGATCGGGGTTCCGAGGATCGAACGCCATGGCCAGGATGTGCAGTTGATTCAGTTGTTTGAAGGTGGCTCCGCTGTTCACCGATTTCAACAGCCCCAGCGTCGTCCCGGCATAAATCACATGGCTCTCGCCCGGCCGTATGCGAATCACGTGCGTCCGCCGGTGGGTGGACGGGATGCCCTGGAACTTGATCCAGTCCGTGCCGGCCGCCTCGCTCCGGTAGATGCCGCTGCAGGCACTGGCTACCACTTGCTTTGAATTGGCCGGATCCACCTCAATCGAAAAGACATCGGAGTCATCCAACATGCCATCGTGAATCGAGCTCCACGTCTTGCCGCCGTCCGTCGACTTCCAGGGCAGATGGGTGGTGCCCGCGTAAATCGTATCGACGTCCTGCGGATCGATGGCCACGGCCGTGACACCGCGCATCTCGTGGTTGTAGGGGGCGGAAAGCCGCTTCCAGTTCCGGCCGGAATCCGTACTGCCCCATACGCCGTCCCGCGTGCCCGCCACCATCCTACGTGGATCCTTGGCCCAAATAGCCATCGACTGGACGGAGATGCCCTGCAGACCCGTACCCATCTTCCAGGTTGCGCCCGCATCCTCGCTATACCAGATGCCTGCGTACGGCGACTGCTCGACATTCAGACCGGCGATGTAGATTCTGGAGTCGGCCGGGCTGATGGCCAACGTCGAGACGGCGCCCAGAAAATGGCGCGGGAAGGGCAGGCGAGTCCAGCGGCGACCGCCATTGGTCGAACGGAAAATCAACGAGTTGCGCGCCCCCGCGAGCAGGGTATCGGGCGCATTGACGTCAACCGCGAGTGCCGTCGCGCTGCCGCCCCATGGACCGCTGGGCTGCCAGCCTTCCTCCGCGGGTGACGCCGGCGGAACCGGATCCGCGAGGGGCGCACTTTGGGCCGCGAGCGGAGACAGCGCCGCCAGGACTAAACCGAGCAAAATGTTCATTGAGCCTGTAAGTTCAGGGTAACAAACATCACTCGGGCAGATAGTGAACGGCCACGGCCGTGAATGCCTCCACTTGCCCAGCCTGCCAGGCGGAATCGTGGCCCAACTCCCCGGCCAGGAGTTCGGCAACGCGCGGAGCCATGTCCAAGGCGGCCCGTGCATTCAGCAGCAGGGCGCGCGTGCGGCGAGCGAGAATGTCCTCGACCGAACGGGCCATCTCCCAACGGGCAGCCCAAATGACCTCGGATTCGAGATAAGGCAGTGCCGGATGCAGGCGTACACCTCGATCCGGGTGATTGCGGGCCATCTCCTGAATCGGAATCGCATCGGAGCCGTAGACCTGTAGATGTCCGAACTTCGAAGCGTAGTGGTGGTAGCCGTGGATGCGCAGCCGCCGCGTGACGCACTCCCGGTCTTCCAGCCCTGCGAGGACGATCGCCTGGTCGACGCAGTCCTCGGCCATGTGACGGTAAGTGGTCCATTTGCCGCCTGCGATCGTCAGCAGTCCGCTGGGGTCGATGTGAATGGAGTGATCGCGCGACAGCGAGGCCGTCGATCCGCCCCCGGCTGCTTTCACCAGAGGCCGGATTCCGGCCCAGGCACTCAGGATATCGGCGCGCGACGGAGGTTTATCGAGATAGAGCGACGACGTTTCGAGAATGAACTGGATCTCCTGGTCCATGGGCACCGGCTCGAGCGAAACCTGGCTGATGGCCGTGTCCGTGGTCCCCACCAGCGTGTGGCCGTGCCAGGGAATGGCGAACATGACGCGGCCGTCGCTGGTGTGGGGCACCATGATCGCGCTGTCGCCCTTCAGAAACGACGAGTCGAACACCAGGTGGATGCCCTGGCTCGGCGCGACCATCGGCGCGATGGATTCGTCAGCCATCCGTCGCACACCGTCACTGAAGCAGCCGGTCGCATTGATGACCACTCGCGCTTCGATCTCGAACTCAGCGCCGGACTCCTCGTCCCGCGCCAGCGCGCCGCGCACCATCCCGTCGGCCGTTTTCAGCAGGCCTCGCGCGGAACAGTAGTTCACCAGCGCGGCCCCCTGCTCAGTGGCCGTCATGGCCAGGTGGATGAGCAGCCGCGAATCGTCAAACTGCCCGTCGAAGTAGACCACACCCCCGCGCAGACCCTCCTGCTTCAACGTAGGCAGCCGCTGCAGCGTCTCCTCCTTCGACAAATTGCGCGAGGCGCCAAACCCGTACTTGCCAGCGAGCAAATCGTACAGCCGCAGGCCGACTCCATAGAAGGGCGATTCCCACCACTCGTAATTGGGGACGACGAACGCCAGATCGCCCACCAGGTGAGGAGCGTTCTCGCGCAGGATGCCGCGCTCCTTCAGCGCCTCCATCACCAGCGCAACATTCCCTTGTTCCAGATAGCGCACTCCGCCGTGAACGAGCTTGGTGGAACGGCTGGACGTGCCCTTGCCGAAGTCGTGCTGTTCGATCAAGGCCACCTGGAAACCGCGCGCGGCGGCATCCAGGGCACAGCCCACACCGGTGGCGCCACCACCGATCACCAGCAGATCCCACGGCCCGGAGTGGGCCCTCAGACGTTCCAGTAGTTCAGCGCGGTTCACGCTTCCTCCCAATGACGAGCACGGGCGACGGCCCGGCTCCACTTCGCGCGCATCTCCGCGGCCTTCTCGCGCGGCATCGAGGGCTCAAAGCGCCGATCTTGGCGCCATTGGCCGGCAATGACGCCGCGGCTTCCATAAACCCCAGTAGCAAGACCAGCCAGGTACGCCGCGCCCAGCGCCGTGGTCTCCGTCACCTGGGGCCGGATGACAGGCACGCCCAACAAATCGGCCTGGAATTGCAGCAGCAGGTTGTTCCTCGATGCGCCGCCGTCGACGCGCAGTTCCTCGAGCTTGATGCCAGAGTCCGCCTCCATGGCCGACACCAGGTCGGCCACCTGGAACGCAATGGACTCCAGAGCCGCTCTGGCGATGTGCGCGCTGGTCACGCCACGGGTCAGGCCCATCATGGCGCCGCGGGCGTAGGCATCCCAATGGGGCGCGCCCAGGCCGGCAAACGCGGGGACGAGATAGACGCCGCCGTTGTCCGGCACGCTGCCGGCGAGTTCCTCGATCTCGGGCGCGGTGCGGATGATCTTGAGGCCGTCTCTCAGCCACTGGACCACCGCGCCGCCGATGAAGACGCTGCCCTCCAGGGCGTACTCAGTGGTTCCATCCACATTCCACGCGACCGTGGTGAGCAGCCGGTTGGTGGAGGCCACCGGCTTGGTGCCGGTCTGCATGAGCATGAAACAGCCGGTGCCGTATGTGTTCTTGGTGACCCCGGGTGTAAAGCACGCCTGGCCGAACAGCGCCGCTTGCTGATCGCCGGCCACCCCAGCCACCGCGATGTGGCCGGGCATGTTGGCGTGAGACGTGGCGCCAAAACTGCCGCTGGAGGGGCGCACTTCCGGCAGAACGGAGCGCGGCACGCCCAGCATGCGCAGCAATTCGTCGTCCCAGTCGCAGGTCCGGATGTTGTAGAGCATCGTGCGCGACGCATTGCTGGGGTCGGTGGCATGCACGGCGCCGCGAGTGAGGTTCCAGATCAACCAGGTGTCGACAGTGCCGAACGCCAGTTCACCGTCCTCGGCCCGCCGCCGGGCGCCTGGTACGTTGTCGAGGATCCAGCGCAGCTTCGTGCCCGAGAAGTAGGGATCGATCACCAGACCGCTGCGGGCCTGGATCTCGGGTTCACAGCCATCGCGGCGCAACTGATCGCAGAACGCAGCTGTGCGGCGGTCCTGCCAGACGATGGCGTTGTAGACCGGTTCGCCGGTCTTGCGATCCCACACCAGCGTGGTTTCGCGCTGGTTCGTGATGCCGATGGCGGCGACCGCGTCAGGAGCGATGCGGGCCGAGGCCAGTGCCTCGACGGTGACGCTGAGCTGCGATGACCAGATCTCGCCGGGGTCGTGCTCCACCCAGCCGGCTTGCGGATAGATCTGGGTGAACTCTTTCTGCGCGACGTTGACGATGCCGCCATGCTCGTCGAAGACAATCGCGCGGCTCGACGTGGTGCCTTGGTCCAGTGCCAGCAGGTATGCCATGGTTCCCTATTCTCTCCGAAACAGCTTGCCCAGCGTGGTGGAATGAGGCCCCAAAATGACGGCCTTCCCACGGCCATGAGAATATCAGAAGTCTATGTTGAAACCCCTTGAGATCTGGTTGATCCGCCACGGAGAAACCGAATGGTCGCTCACCGGCCAGCACAGTGGCCGTTACGATCTGCCATTGACGCCGCATGGCGAAGACGAAGCCCGGGCCACAGCGGCCGCTCTGCAAGGCGTCGTCTTCGACCAGGTGATCTGCAGTCCTCTTCAACGCGCAACGCGCACCTGCGAACTGACAGGCTTCTTGCCGCAAGCGCGAATCGAACCCGACGCGGCCGAGTGGGACTACGGCGATTGCACGAGCTTCACGCAGGATCAACTGGCGGAGAAATACCCAGGCTGGACCATCTGGAACGGGCCAGTGCCGAACGGCGAGTCCATCGAGCAGATCTCGGCTCGCGCTCGGCGTGTGATTGAGCGTCTCCGCGCAGCCGGCGGACGCACGGCGGTGTTCGCCCACGGGCACTTCCTGCGTATCTTCACGACGCAGTATCTCGGCTTGGAGCCGCAGCGCGGCCGCCATTTCGCGCTGGAGACGGCTGCGATCTGCATCCTGGGTTCGGAGCAAGGCGAACCCGCGATAGTGGCCTGGAACCGCAAAGGCCCGGTCGCTTAGTACACCGTTTCGAGAGTCCGGTAGCGTGCGCGAAGGATGGCTGATGGCTGGCGCGACGGACTTGCGCAGGCTGTCGGGGGGCGAGCTTTCAGCACTCAGCCATCAGCCTTCAGCTTCTGGATTGGCGATGCCAGCATTCGGCGCGCCCCGGTACCGGGCTGATAGCTAATTGCTGAATGCTGATAGCTGACGGCTGATAGCCTATCGCCCCATCCTTCGTGGAATCTCCGAAACGATATCTGTTCTGCGCGTTGAGTAGTCGGGCATGAGCCCTCGGCCATCAGCCTTCAGCTTCTGCATAGGCCACGCCAACGTTAGGCGCGCCCGGTGCCGGGTTGACAGCTGATAGCTGACGGCTGATCGCTGAGAGCTTATCGCTGATAGCCTATCGCCCCATCCTTCGTGGAATCTCCGAAACGGTGCCCGTCCTACGCGTTCAGCAACCGGTTCATGCGCGCGATCGATTCGTCGATCTCCGCCGGAGACTTGAAGCCGATCGTCGTGGCATCCACCACGCCGCTGCTCAACACCTTCTTCATGGCCGCTTCGCGGTCTTCCTCATTGGTGAACTGACCTTCGCCGATGAGCTTCATGCCCAGCACACCCGTTCCCTGTTTGTGGACCTCGGCCACATGCGTGAACACCTCGTTGACGTCGCCCAGATCATTGGTGTCGCGGGTTTGCAGCGAATCCATCTTGACGCCCTTGTGGTTAACGCGCATCAGCGCCACATCCAGCCACTTGTTGCCCGGGAAGGCGCGCAGTGGCAGCAGACCGTGGCAGGAAGCGCCGTGCGCCACAATCACTTTCTTCTGCTTTACTTCGGAGAAGACGTCGCGTAACCGTTCATAGTCGCTGTTCCATGTGGCCGAACGGACGCAATGGAGCAACAGGATGTCGACGTACTCCGACTGAAGCTCGCGCCGGAAGCGGTCGATCGTCTCCTTGGGGTCTTCCTGCGTGTTGAGACGGAACTTGGTCATCAGCCTGTAGGAGTCGCGTGGAATGCCTTTTAGTGCGATGCCCAGCATTTCGGGCATGCCGCGGTAGGCGTCGGCGGTCTCAAAGAACCGGATCCCGCTGTCATAGGCGTGGCGGACCAGTCGATTGAATTGATCCTGACCCAATTCGCGTTGGACGCGGCCGCCAAAAGTGCCGGTGCCGAAGGCGAGCCGGGTCACTTTGACGCCGGAGTTGCCCAGCGTGACGAAGTCGGTGGCTGCGCGCTTTGCGGGCGCGGCGGAAAGGTTCAGGCCGCCCACGGCGGCTGTGCCGGCGGCGATTGCCGCGGCTTTCAGAAAGTTTCGTCGGTTGCAGTGCGCCATCGGGTAAGCCTCCTCTGGGAATATGGAAAACCCTATCATATTTGAGCCCCGAAAGCCTCCCCCCGGGGGACATGGGGTTGTCCTTAGGGACGGCGCAACAACTTCACGTCCAGAGCCCAGTGGTGCACAGAGCCCAGTGGGGTGGGAGTTATCCTGCGCGGGGTTTCAACCCCGCCCCTTCGAGCCTCCCGAAACTGCGCCGTTATTGCTGCGCAAGCCTCGAGGGACGACGCAGCCGGAAATAATCCACGATTCGACCCGTCATGACCAGATATGTGGATGCTTCTGTCCTGGCGCATGTGGCCTGTCTACCTGTTGTTAGCTGCGGCCTGGACAGTACCCAGCCGGTTTCGCTGGACACGGACGCTGCTTCTGACACTCTTGGCCGGAGCTTCCCTCGGTGCGTGGGTGATGGTCCCGGTGCCGGTGCTGACACTGCCGGACGGGCCCTACCGTGTCGGAACCTCCATTTTTCGCTGGGTGGATGAATCCCGCCCGGAAGAGGTGACGGCCGACCCGGCCGACCACCGGAATGTGATCGTCCAGGCGTTCTACCCGGTGGCGGAGAAGGCCGCCGGCACACCTTCCATCTACATGGACGGGCTTCAAAACCTGCCACCCCGAGTCTCGGTGCTGCCGAGGTTTCTCCTCCAGGACGTCGGGCGAACCGACACTCACTCCATGACAGGTGTGCCCGTCGGCGAGCAGCGCGCTCATTGGCCGGTGATCGTATTCTCTCCAGGCTTTGGCGCCACTCGTTCCTTCTATACGAGCCTGATTACCGGACTCGCCAGCCGTGGTGTCGTCGTGCTGGCCATCGACCACCCCTACGAAGCCGGCGTCGTGGAACTGGCGAACGGACAGGTGGTCACCACGGTGATCCAGCGGCGGCCGGACGAACCGGATCTGATCGGCTACATGACGCGGCAGCAGGATCTCCGCGTAGCGGACATCCGGTTCGCGCTCGATCGAATCCCGATCCTGCCGTTCGCCGCCCATCTGGATCTCGACCGCGTCGCGGCAATTGGCCACTCGTTTGGCGGCGCCAGTTCCATCGCGGCCATGGCCCGGGACCGGCGCATCCGGCTGGCTGTGAACATCGACGGCACCCCGTACGGTGCGCTGCCGGAGGCGCGCCTCGACCGCCCTGTGATGTGGCTGCAGAGCGACCTGAGTGAGTCGCGATACAGCCCGGCCTACCTGGCGGGCAACACCCGGATCCTGAACGGTCTTCAGGGCGCACCCGGCTACCGCTTCCAGGCGAAGCACGTGAATCACTTCGGGTTCACTGATTTCCCCTGCTTCCTCTCCACCCCGGGCCGTTGGTTGCTGTCATTGGCAATGGGCGGCTCTCGCGATCCGCAGTCGATCCACCGCGCCACGGTAGACCTGGTAATGGCCTTCCTCGACAAGCCAGACAGCCTGCGACAGGTCGCCTCCCGTTATGAATGGATCTCGGGCGGCCGTGTGAAGTAGCCGGCCAGGCGCCTTCCCGTCACGCATCAGGCACAATTTATAAGTTGCCAGGCCTGTCTGAGGGTTGACTGCCGACCAGCACCAGCGAGGGGTTCCGCGCCGGTTGCGAACCGCGCACGTCAGTAAGCGGGTACCAGTTCCGAACGTGTCTTCAATGGAGTCCCGCATGGCCCTGCGGGCCGCCAAAGTGGATGAAGCCGCGTTACGAACCCCAACCGTAAGGGAGGGGTCTCCGCTCGCTGCGAACCGCGCACGTCAGTAAGCGGGTACCAGTTCCGAACGCGTCTTCAATGGAGGCGTCCCCATCGCGTTGCGAACCGCGACCGTGAGGGAGTCAACGATGTCCAGTCGCCCGAGCCAGTTCACCACCGTACTCCCGTGAAATCAATAAGTTGGAAAGATACCTTACCAGCCCCTCCCGAAAATGGAAATAAGGATGGCCCCAGCCACTCCTGTACGACTTGCCCCCAGGGAAAGGAACTCCAAATGGCAACCGCCGCGCAAATCACCGCCAACCGCGCCAACGCGCAACACTCCACCGGCCCCCACTCCGAACAGGGCAAAGCCCGCTCCGCCCAGAACAACCTCCGCTACGGATTCCGCTCGCAATCCGTCCTGCTCCCCGGCGACGACCCCGCCGAATACGAGGAACTCCTCGACGAACTGACCACCCACTTCGACGTCCAGGATCTCTCCGACCAACGCTTCGTCCGCGAGATGGCCGATGCCGAATGGCGCCTCCGCCGCGTCCGGGCCCACCAGGAAGTCCTGCTCACGGCAAAGATCGAGGAACTGGCCACCACCCGCCCCAACCTCACCCCCGTCCACCTCCAGGCTCTGGCCTTCGACTCACTCCACCGCGACACGACGTTCGCCCGGTTTCTGACGTACGAAGCCAAATTCGAACGCCAATACGAGCGCGCCTACCAGAGCTGGATGCAAACCAAGGACAAGCTCAGCCGCCATCGCGCCCGCGAGATCAGCTCGCAATTCGAAGCGTCGCTGATCCTGCCAAAACGGACGGACGAACCCAATTCCGGCTACAAGCCCGCAATCATCGCGCGGCCGGGACCCGACATCGAAGCCAACCAGAAGACGCCTTCTGCCCAACCGGCCAGGACGAACGAACCGGAACCGCGGGCCATCCCCCGCAGCGCCCCGTGTCCCTGTGGATCTGGCGAGAAATACAAGCGTTGTTGCGGCCGCAATGCTCCAGCCGTCCTAACCGGGCCAGCAACGGCAAAGCTCAACCTCACACACGACACCGCCACCGGTACGGCGGTCCCCCCTGATGCCGCTGTCCCCAGCCGTCAGGACTAGTCAGTCCGCCCAGCCGGAGTCGCCTGCAATCCAATGGACGCAGGCCCGTGGGGTGCAGACCATGCCCGCGTGCGCTCGGTCTCCGCCCTACCGCTGCACCATCCGCATCATCTCTTGCCCATACCGCGGCCCAACGTCATGCCGCGCAATGCGGTCCAGACGCTCCAGATCCTCCGGCGTCAACACAAGTTGCACCGACGCCAGATTCTCCTCGAGATAGGAAATCCGCCGCGTTCCGGGAATGGGCACGATATCCTCGCCGCGCGACAGCAGCCACGCCAGTGCCACCTGCCCCGGAGTCGCCCCATGCAACGCCGCCACGGCCTTCACCTCATCCACAATCACCTGGTTGCGCGCGAAGTTCTCGCCCGCGATGCGTGGATCCTTGTGCCGGTAGTCCGTCTCCGGCCACTCGCTGGGTGTACCCAGCTTGCCCGTCAGATAACCGCGGCCCAACGGGCTGAACGGCACCAGGCCAATACCCAGTTCCCGCAGCGCCGGCAGAATGGACTCCTCGATCCCGCGCTCCCACAGCGAATACTCGCTCTGCAGCGCGGTGATCGAATGCACGGCATGCGCGCGTCGCAACGTATCGGCATTGGCCTCCGACAGGCCCAGATACCGCACCTTGCCGGCTCGCACCAGGTCACTCATGGCACCCACCGTGTCCTCAATCGGCACCTGCGGGTCGACGCGATGCTGATAGTAGAGATCGATCACGTCCGTTTGCAGTCGCTGTAGCGAAGCCTCCGCCACCCGCCGCACGTTCTCCGGCGAACCATCGAGCCCCTCGATCCCTCTCTCGCCGATGCGGAACCCGAACTTGGTGGCGATCACAGCCTGCTCGCGCCGCCCTTTCAGCGCCTTGCCCAGCAGTTCCTCGTTCTTGTAGGGCCCATACATCTCCGCCGTATCAAACAGCGTGACCCCCAGGTCCAGTGCGCGATGGATCACGCGGATTGCGTCGTTCTCTTCACTGCCGCCATACGCCCAGCTCATGCCCATGCAGCCAAGCCCGAGCGGGAATACTTTCAGGGATGGTCCAAGTTGACGATTCATAGCCTATGGACCATTTTCGCATTCAGGGCACCAACACCAGTTTGCCGGCCGTTCGCTGCGAACTCCACTGCTTACTTCGGCTCGATCGAGAGCAGCAGCTTGCTCCTTGGCGTGTGATAGAGGCGAGCCACCAGGCCATCCGGCAGCGCCTTGAAAGCCTCCTCGTCCACCTCA is a window from the uncultured Paludibaculum sp. genome containing:
- a CDS encoding FAD-dependent oxidoreductase, translating into MNRAELLERLRAHSGPWDLLVIGGGATGVGCALDAAARGFQVALIEQHDFGKGTSSRSTKLVHGGVRYLEQGNVALVMEALKERGILRENAPHLVGDLAFVVPNYEWWESPFYGVGLRLYDLLAGKYGFGASRNLSKEETLQRLPTLKQEGLRGGVVYFDGQFDDSRLLIHLAMTATEQGAALVNYCSARGLLKTADGMVRGALARDEESGAEFEIEARVVINATGCFSDGVRRMADESIAPMVAPSQGIHLVFDSSFLKGDSAIMVPHTSDGRVMFAIPWHGHTLVGTTDTAISQVSLEPVPMDQEIQFILETSSLYLDKPPSRADILSAWAGIRPLVKAAGGGSTASLSRDHSIHIDPSGLLTIAGGKWTTYRHMAEDCVDQAIVLAGLEDRECVTRRLRIHGYHHYASKFGHLQVYGSDAIPIQEMARNHPDRGVRLHPALPYLESEVIWAARWEMARSVEDILARRTRALLLNARAALDMAPRVAELLAGELGHDSAWQAGQVEAFTAVAVHYLPE
- the glpK gene encoding glycerol kinase GlpK, producing the protein MAYLLALDQGTTSSRAIVFDEHGGIVNVAQKEFTQIYPQAGWVEHDPGEIWSSQLSVTVEALASARIAPDAVAAIGITNQRETTLVWDRKTGEPVYNAIVWQDRRTAAFCDQLRRDGCEPEIQARSGLVIDPYFSGTKLRWILDNVPGARRRAEDGELAFGTVDTWLIWNLTRGAVHATDPSNASRTMLYNIRTCDWDDELLRMLGVPRSVLPEVRPSSGSFGATSHANMPGHIAVAGVAGDQQAALFGQACFTPGVTKNTYGTGCFMLMQTGTKPVASTNRLLTTVAWNVDGTTEYALEGSVFIGGAVVQWLRDGLKIIRTAPEIEELAGSVPDNGGVYLVPAFAGLGAPHWDAYARGAMMGLTRGVTSAHIARAALESIAFQVADLVSAMEADSGIKLEELRVDGGASRNNLLLQFQADLLGVPVIRPQVTETTALGAAYLAGLATGVYGSRGVIAGQWRQDRRFEPSMPREKAAEMRAKWSRAVARARHWEEA
- a CDS encoding histidine phosphatase family protein, which codes for MLKPLEIWLIRHGETEWSLTGQHSGRYDLPLTPHGEDEARATAAALQGVVFDQVICSPLQRATRTCELTGFLPQARIEPDAAEWDYGDCTSFTQDQLAEKYPGWTIWNGPVPNGESIEQISARARRVIERLRAAGGRTAVFAHGHFLRIFTTQYLGLEPQRGRHFALETAAICILGSEQGEPAIVAWNRKGPVA
- a CDS encoding aldo/keto reductase, which translates into the protein MAHCNRRNFLKAAAIAAGTAAVGGLNLSAAPAKRAATDFVTLGNSGVKVTRLAFGTGTFGGRVQRELGQDQFNRLVRHAYDSGIRFFETADAYRGMPEMLGIALKGIPRDSYRLMTKFRLNTQEDPKETIDRFRRELQSEYVDILLLHCVRSATWNSDYERLRDVFSEVKQKKVIVAHGASCHGLLPLRAFPGNKWLDVALMRVNHKGVKMDSLQTRDTNDLGDVNEVFTHVAEVHKQGTGVLGMKLIGEGQFTNEEDREAAMKKVLSSGVVDATTIGFKSPAEIDESIARMNRLLNA
- a CDS encoding alpha/beta fold hydrolase, producing the protein MLLSWRMWPVYLLLAAAWTVPSRFRWTRTLLLTLLAGASLGAWVMVPVPVLTLPDGPYRVGTSIFRWVDESRPEEVTADPADHRNVIVQAFYPVAEKAAGTPSIYMDGLQNLPPRVSVLPRFLLQDVGRTDTHSMTGVPVGEQRAHWPVIVFSPGFGATRSFYTSLITGLASRGVVVLAIDHPYEAGVVELANGQVVTTVIQRRPDEPDLIGYMTRQQDLRVADIRFALDRIPILPFAAHLDLDRVAAIGHSFGGASSIAAMARDRRIRLAVNIDGTPYGALPEARLDRPVMWLQSDLSESRYSPAYLAGNTRILNGLQGAPGYRFQAKHVNHFGFTDFPCFLSTPGRWLLSLAMGGSRDPQSIHRATVDLVMAFLDKPDSLRQVASRYEWISGGRVK
- a CDS encoding SEC-C domain-containing protein translates to MATAAQITANRANAQHSTGPHSEQGKARSAQNNLRYGFRSQSVLLPGDDPAEYEELLDELTTHFDVQDLSDQRFVREMADAEWRLRRVRAHQEVLLTAKIEELATTRPNLTPVHLQALAFDSLHRDTTFARFLTYEAKFERQYERAYQSWMQTKDKLSRHRAREISSQFEASLILPKRTDEPNSGYKPAIIARPGPDIEANQKTPSAQPARTNEPEPRAIPRSAPCPCGSGEKYKRCCGRNAPAVLTGPATAKLNLTHDTATGTAVPPDAAVPSRQD
- a CDS encoding aldo/keto reductase, which gives rise to MNRQLGPSLKVFPLGLGCMGMSWAYGGSEENDAIRVIHRALDLGVTLFDTAEMYGPYKNEELLGKALKGRREQAVIATKFGFRIGERGIEGLDGSPENVRRVAEASLQRLQTDVIDLYYQHRVDPQVPIEDTVGAMSDLVRAGKVRYLGLSEANADTLRRAHAVHSITALQSEYSLWERGIEESILPALRELGIGLVPFSPLGRGYLTGKLGTPSEWPETDYRHKDPRIAGENFARNQVIVDEVKAVAALHGATPGQVALAWLLSRGEDIVPIPGTRRISYLEENLASVQLVLTPEDLERLDRIARHDVGPRYGQEMMRMVQR